In one window of Lactobacillus sp. ESL0791 DNA:
- a CDS encoding phage tail tube assembly chaperone, whose product MKIKINLKPLMNITRTINVKPSVDLMLRSQELNIEMLESQDNTGDDLADSKRVYKMMKDMLDFIQDFTQISDEEMATYRKNASMEDVGEVLGYLVMRLQGLSDDQVKDAQRKQELENKVAESDPKE is encoded by the coding sequence AATTTGAAACCTCTAATGAACATTACAAGAACCATTAATGTAAAACCATCAGTTGACCTAATGCTCAGAAGCCAAGAACTAAATATCGAGATGCTAGAATCCCAAGACAATACTGGCGATGACCTTGCTGATTCAAAGAGAGTCTACAAGATGATGAAAGATATGCTCGATTTTATCCAAGACTTTACCCAAATCTCAGATGAGGAAATGGCAACCTATCGCAAAAATGCCAGCATGGAGGATGTAGGTGAAGTCCTTGGCTATCTCGTAATGAGATTACAAGGTCTTAGCGATGACCAAGTTAAAGATGCTCAAAGAAAGCAGGAGCTAGAAAACAAGGTAGCTGAGTCCGACCCAAAAGAATGA